The Lagenorhynchus albirostris chromosome 6, mLagAlb1.1, whole genome shotgun sequence genome includes a window with the following:
- the SLC16A14 gene encoding monocarboxylate transporter 14 isoform X2 — protein sequence MCVSVWKRWGSLKTVWWRKTWSLARSGPETLPDSPSLSRTSWKMYTSHEDIGYDFEDDPKDKKTLKPHPDIDGGWAWMMVLSSFFVHILIMGSQMALGVLNVEWLEEFHQSRGLTAWVSSLSMGVTLIVGPFIGLFINTCGCRQTAIIGGLLNSLGWVLSAYAANVHYLFITFGVAAGFGSGMAYLPAVVMVGRYFQKRRALAQGLSTTGTGFGTFLMTVLLKYLCAEYGWRNAMFIQGAVSLNLCVCGALMRPLSPGTDGDDPEGKEPHVLPAHSTESVRSSGQLGGAEEKGGGPGTEDSLGDMPAQACHEKAAHRKDMCAFRVLKTVSRLTMRVRKGFRDWYLGYFGTASLFTNRMFVAFIFWALFAYSSFVIPFIHLPEIVNLYNLSEQNDVFPLTSIIAIVHIFGKVILGVVADLPCISVWNVFLMTNFTLVLSIFILPLMHTYAGLAVICALIGFSSGYFSLMPVVTEDLVGIEHLANAYGIIICANGISALLGPPFAGWIYDITQKYDFSFYICGLLYMVGILFLLIQPCIQIIGQSRKKYIDGANV from the exons ATGTGTGTCAGTGTGTGGAAAAGATGGGGGAGCTTGAAGACCGTATGGTGGAGAAAGACTTGGAGCCTGGCGAGAAGTGGCCCAGAAACGCTTCCtgattctccctctctctccag AACATCTTGGAAAATGTATACAAGTCATGAAGACATTGGGTATGATTTTGAAGATGACCCCAAGGATAAGAAGACACTTAAACCCCACCCAGACATTGATGGCGGATGGGCTTGGATGATggtcctttcctctttctttgtgcACATCCTCATCATGGGCTCCCAGATGGCCCTGGGAGTCCTCAATGTGGAGTGGCTTGAAGAATTCCATCAGAGCCGTGGCCTGACGGCGTGGGTCAGCTCCCTCAGCATGGGCGTCACCTTGATTGTGG GACCTTTCATTGGCTTGTTCATTAACACCTGTGGGTGCCGCCAGACCGCCATCATCGGAGGGCTGCTGAACTCGCTGGGCTGGGTGTTGAGTGCCTACGCTGCAAACGTGCATTATCTCTTCATTACCTTCGGAGTGGCAGCCG GCTTTGGCAGCGGGATGGCCTACTTGCCGGCCGTGGTCATGGTGGGCAGGTACTTCCAGAAGAGGCGCGCGCTCGCCCAGGGCCTCAGCACCACCGGGACCGGGTTTGGCACATTCCTCATGACGGTTTTGCTCAAGTACCTGTGCGCAGAGTACGGATGGCGGAATGCCATGTTCATCCAAGGCGCGGTGTCCCTGAACCTGTGTGTTTGCGGGGCGCTCATGAGGCCCCTCTCTCCTGGGACGGATGGAGACGACCCAGAAGGGAAAGAGCCACACGTCCTCCCGGCTCACTCCACCGAATCTGTTCGGTCCAGTGGACAGCTGGGCGGAGCGGAAGAGAAGGGGGGCGGCCCCGGCACCGAGGACTCCCTCGGGGACATGCCAGCCCAGGCGTGCCACGAGAAGGCTGCACACAGAAAGGACATGTGCGCCTTTCGGGTTCTGAAGACCGTGAGCCGGCTGACCATGAGGGTCAGGAAGGGCTTCCGGGATTGGTACTTGGGCTATTTTGGGACAGCCTCGCTCTTTACTAATCGGATGTTTGTTGCCTTTATTTTCTGGGCTCTGTTTGCATACAGCAGCTTTGTCATCCCTTTCATTCACCTCCCAGAAATAGTCAATTTGTATAATTTATCAGAGCAAAACGATGTTTTCCCTCTGACTTCGATCATAGCAATAGTTCATATCTTCGGAAAAGTGATCCTCGGCGTTGTGGCCGACTTGCCTTGCATCAGCGTTTGGAATGTCTTCCTGATGACCAACTTCACCCTAGTCCTCAGCATTTTTATTCTGCCCTTGATGCACACGTACGCTGGCCTGGCAGTCATCTGTGCACTGATAGGGTTTTCCAGCGGTTATTTCTCCCTGATGCCGGTGGTGACTGAAGACTTGGTGGGGATTGAGCACTTAGCCAACGCGTACGGCATCATCATCTGTGCTAACGGCATCTCTGCGTTGCTGGGACCACCTTTTGCAG